The proteins below come from a single Cinclus cinclus chromosome 21, bCinCin1.1, whole genome shotgun sequence genomic window:
- the ORMDL1 gene encoding ORM1-like protein 1, producing MNVGVAHSEVNPNTRVMNSRGMWLTYALGVGMLHIVLLSIPFFSVPVAWTLTNVIHNLGMYVFLHAVKGTPFETPDQGKARLLTHWEQLDYGVQFTSSRKFFTISPIILYFLTSFYTKYDPTHFILNTASLLTVLIPKLPQLHGVRIFGINKY from the exons ATGAACGTAGGAGTTGCCCACAGCGAGGTAAATCCAAACACTCGAGTGATGAACAGCCGTGGAATGTGGCTGACGTACGCGCTCGGAGTCGGCATGCTGCACATTGTCCTGCTCAGCATTCCCTTCTTCAGTGTCCCTGTCGCCTGGACTTTAACAAATGTCATTCACAACCTG ggAATGTATGTGTTTTTGCATGCAGTAAAGGGAACTCCTTTTGAAACACCTGATCAGGGCAAAGCTAGGCTACTAACACACTGGGAACAACTGGATTATGGAGTACAGTTCACATCTTCAAGGAAGTTCTTCACAATCTCTCCTATAATTCT GTATTTCCTGACGAGTTTCTATACAAAGTATGATCCAACACACTTTATCCTCAACACGGCCTCTCTCCTGACCGTGCTTATCCCCAAGCTGCCACAGTTGCATGGGGTTAGAATCTTTGGCATCAATAAATATTAA
- the OSGEPL1 gene encoding tRNA N6-adenosine threonylcarbamoyltransferase, mitochondrial isoform X2 gives MNGAARSVLQSVKRGRAAWLSSSSALPGKQRFRRLVLGIETSCDDTGAAVVDEAGCVLGEALHCQKEVHLQTGGIIPVVAQQLHRENIEQVVQEALRASGVSVPELGAVATTVKPGLALSLGVGLQYSLSLVSRHQKPFIPIHHMEAHALTVRLTHPLPFPFLVLLISGGHCLLAVAQGVSDFLLLGQSVDIAPGDMLDKVARRLSLRKHPECHSMAGGKAIEHLAQTGNQELLPLRLPMQQYRNCDFSFSGLQNLVNNAIVQKEKEEGIQEGEILACVKDVAAAVQHAVTVHIIQRTYRAMLFCIKTSILPTKNATLVVSGGVASNQYIRKGLQNLADANDFALLCPPPRLCTDNGVMIAWNGIERLRAGLGVLHSTAGIRYEPSPRRWL, from the exons ATGAACGGCGCTGCCAGAAGCGTTTTGCAGTCAGTGAAGCGGGGCCGAGCTGcgtggctgagcagcagctctgctctcccgGGAAAGCAGCGTTTTCGCAGGCTGGTTTTGGGAATAGAGACGAGCTGTGACGACACGGGCGCTGCTGTGGTGGATGAAGCTGGCTGTGTTCTGGGAGAAGCACTTCACTGTCAGAAGGAAGTTCATTTACA AACAGGCGGAATAATTCCCGTGGTGGCGCAGCAGCTTCACCGAGAAAACATCGAGCAAGTGGTTCAAGAGGCCCTTCGTGCCAGCGGCGTTTCTGTGCCTGAGCTTGGGGCTGTGGCCACCACGGTGAAACCCGGGCTCGCTCTGAGCCTGGGCGTGGGGCTGCAGTACAGCCTGAGCCTGGTCAGCAGGCACCAGAAGCCCTTCATCCCCATCCATCACATGGAGGCTCACGCACTGACCGTCAGGCTCACACATCCCCTGCCATTTCCCTTCTTGGTTCTCCTCATCTCTGGAGGCCACTGTCTCTTGGCAGTAGCACAGGGGGTTTCAGATTTCCTCCTGCTTGGACAGTCCGTGGACATCGCACCGGGTGACATGCTGGACAAG GTGGCACGAAGACTGTCTCTAAGAAAGCACCCAGAGTGTCACAGCATGGCTGGGGGGAAGGCCATAGAGCACCTGGCTCAGACTGGGAACCAGGAACTGCTCCCCCTCCGACTGCCCATGCAGCAGTATCGCAACTGCGACTTCTCCTTCTCTGGACTTCAAAACCTCGTCAATAATGCCATtgtacagaaggaaaaagaagaag GTATTCAGGAAGGGGAGATCCTGGCCTGTGTTAAGGATGTTGCTGCTGCCGTACAGCACGCAGTGACTGTTCATATTATCCAGAGGACGTACCGAGCCATGCTCTTCTGCATCAAAACCAGCATATTACCAACAAAAAATGCCACTTTG GTTGTATCAGGAGGAGTTGCAAGTAATCAGTATATCCGAAAAGGTCTACAGAATCTGGCAGATGCAAATGATTTTGCTTTACTGTGTCCTCCTCCAAGACTCTGCACCGATAATGGTGTTATGATTGCATG